The Lysobacter panacisoli genome includes a window with the following:
- a CDS encoding DUF1328 family protein, whose amino-acid sequence MFKWAIIFAVIGLIAGALGFTGAAGAAMGVAKLLFWVGLVIAIVLLILGLTVARKVT is encoded by the coding sequence ATGTTCAAGTGGGCCATCATCTTCGCGGTCATCGGCCTGATCGCCGGTGCGCTGGGTTTCACCGGCGCCGCCGGCGCGGCGATGGGCGTGGCCAAGTTGTTGTTCTGGGTGGGTTTGGTGATCGCGATCGTTCTGCTGATCCTCGGCCTGACGGTCGCGCGCAAAGTGACATGA
- a CDS encoding glycosyltransferase family 4 protein: MRIAFFANTDWYLYNFRLSTAKHLQAHGIEVLMISPEGEFGERFAQHGIRWITLPLDRASLNPLREAGTIRHLTALLRREAPDLIHNFTVKCAVYGALAARFARVPAVVNAVAGMGYVYASNGMKARILRPVVSLLMRGTLGAGHSRVILQNPDDAAALTDSRLVAPDRIRVIRSSGVDTERFQPCDDVEAQRPLRVLLAARLLREKGIGEYVEAARMLQARGRKVEFLLAGTPDPGNPSSYAREDAEQWHREGLVEWLGHVDDMPSLLRTVDVMALPSYYREGVPRCLIEGAASGLCIVTTDLPGCREVVTAHGVDGLQVPPRDAPSLAALLMQLDDDRGLVRRLGAKARERAVRHFDERLVIGRTLEVYEELLAQPLGVRDAILECARE, encoded by the coding sequence ATGCGCATTGCCTTTTTCGCGAACACCGACTGGTACCTCTACAACTTCCGTCTTTCCACGGCGAAGCACCTTCAGGCGCATGGGATCGAGGTATTGATGATCTCGCCCGAAGGCGAGTTCGGTGAGCGCTTCGCCCAGCACGGCATCCGCTGGATCACGCTGCCGCTCGACCGCGCCAGCCTCAATCCACTGCGCGAGGCCGGCACGATCCGCCATCTCACCGCGCTTCTGCGTCGCGAAGCGCCCGACCTGATCCACAACTTCACGGTGAAATGCGCGGTATACGGCGCGCTTGCCGCCCGCTTCGCGCGCGTTCCGGCGGTGGTCAACGCCGTCGCGGGCATGGGCTACGTGTACGCCAGCAATGGCATGAAGGCACGCATCCTGCGTCCCGTCGTCAGCCTGCTGATGCGCGGCACGCTTGGCGCCGGCCATTCGCGCGTGATCCTGCAGAACCCGGACGATGCGGCCGCGCTCACGGATTCGCGCCTCGTCGCACCCGATCGCATCCGCGTGATCCGCAGCTCCGGCGTCGACACCGAACGGTTCCAGCCGTGCGATGACGTCGAAGCACAGCGTCCCTTGCGTGTGCTGCTCGCGGCACGCCTGCTGCGCGAGAAAGGCATCGGCGAGTACGTCGAAGCCGCGCGCATGTTGCAGGCGCGTGGACGGAAGGTCGAGTTCCTCCTCGCTGGCACGCCCGATCCGGGCAATCCCAGTTCGTACGCGCGCGAGGATGCCGAACAGTGGCACCGCGAGGGACTGGTGGAGTGGCTCGGCCACGTCGACGACATGCCGTCGCTGCTGCGCACGGTGGACGTGATGGCGCTGCCGAGCTACTACCGCGAAGGCGTGCCGCGCTGTCTGATCGAAGGCGCGGCGAGCGGCCTGTGCATCGTCACCACCGACCTCCCCGGCTGCCGCGAGGTCGTCACCGCGCATGGCGTCGATGGCCTGCAGGTTCCGCCACGCGACGCGCCGTCGCTGGCGGCGCTGCTCATGCAGCTCGACGACGACCGCGGCCTCGTGCGGCGACTGGGCGCGAAGGCGCGGGAACGCGCCGTCCGGCATTTCGACGAACGCCTCGTGATCGGCAGGACGCTGGAGGTCTACGAAGAGCTACTCGCGCAGCCGCTCGGCGTGCGCGACGCGATACTTGAATGCGCACGCGAATGA
- a CDS encoding YdcF family protein has product MQSLQKFAVVLTYPPALTLLLLFAATALLLLRQHRTGMVVAVLAMAWSGLLSIPVASDWVRGRLEQRYRVVEERELPQADAIVVLGGGSSYRWINRPNVSADDLESSRLAAGARAWLAGRAPVVILSGGGDNGGERDASEARRMAHAIGRLGVPESALLLEDQSRNTRDNARYTAALADEHGFHRVLLVTSSLHMPRAVLQFSNENVDVIPVPVPERARRDRWTQRWIPSRSALWRSGRAIKEFGAIVMARLQN; this is encoded by the coding sequence ATGCAGTCGTTGCAGAAGTTCGCCGTCGTCCTGACGTATCCGCCTGCCCTGACCCTGTTGCTGCTGTTCGCGGCGACGGCGCTCTTGCTGCTGCGCCAGCACAGGACCGGGATGGTGGTTGCGGTGCTGGCGATGGCGTGGTCCGGCTTGCTGTCGATACCGGTCGCGTCCGACTGGGTGCGCGGGAGACTGGAGCAGCGCTATCGCGTGGTCGAAGAACGCGAACTTCCGCAGGCCGATGCGATTGTGGTGCTCGGCGGCGGCAGCAGCTATCGGTGGATCAACCGCCCCAACGTCAGCGCAGACGACCTGGAAAGCAGCCGCCTCGCTGCGGGTGCGCGCGCATGGCTCGCAGGTCGCGCTCCGGTGGTGATCCTCTCTGGCGGCGGCGATAACGGCGGTGAGCGCGACGCAAGCGAGGCACGCCGGATGGCGCACGCGATCGGCCGCCTCGGCGTTCCGGAATCCGCGTTGCTTCTGGAAGACCAGAGCCGCAACACGCGCGACAACGCCCGCTACACCGCCGCGCTCGCGGACGAACACGGATTCCATCGCGTGCTGCTCGTCACGTCGTCGCTGCACATGCCGCGCGCCGTACTGCAGTTCAGCAATGAGAACGTCGATGTGATCCCGGTCCCTGTTCCGGAACGCGCGCGACGCGATCGCTGGACACAACGCTGGATCCCTTCGCGCAGCGCGCTATGGCGTAGTGGTCGTGCGATCAAGGAATTCGGTGCGATCGTGATGGCACGTCTACAGAACTGA
- a CDS encoding lipopolysaccharide biosynthesis protein, whose translation MRTRMNVKAWRPAAVAISLLWLATLAGAGMVFLAQLLLARRLGPTEYGLFASSLATVSVIAPLAGFGLSQFRLKAYGHEGWQADRWLRPALRFSAITGALAIGAVIAWALYGTAVDGPTRTTLLLLTPVIGGVFAIDIVGTKLRLEERHRALAGWQLLMPAGRLAVAATLLAWPLANAQAAALGYGLVALLIAALALPQLSAMQHGRMELRGHGPRPDMGSDGLPADTPGAMQLWSQAWAYGVAAVLYPVFFQVSTVLLKYLHSNEQAGHYGVALAVMTALYLFPATVYQKFLLSRLHRWAVHDRVRFRRVYRVGNLAMLAAGLGVGLVLALVSPWLVPLAFGQAYADVAILLGILSLCVPIRFLSTAVGSALLTENHMRYRVVAMLVATLVAVVLNWLAIPRFGGIGAAWATVIAEAMLLLSMWWGVRRIVDREETAG comes from the coding sequence ATGCGCACGCGAATGAACGTGAAGGCATGGCGACCGGCGGCCGTGGCGATCAGCCTGCTCTGGCTGGCCACGCTCGCGGGCGCGGGCATGGTGTTCCTCGCGCAGTTGTTGTTGGCGCGACGACTCGGACCGACGGAGTACGGCCTGTTCGCGTCGTCGCTGGCGACGGTCAGCGTGATCGCGCCACTGGCCGGGTTCGGTCTGTCGCAGTTCCGGCTCAAGGCGTATGGCCACGAAGGCTGGCAGGCAGACCGTTGGCTGCGGCCCGCGTTGCGCTTCTCGGCGATCACCGGCGCGCTCGCGATCGGCGCAGTGATCGCGTGGGCACTCTACGGCACGGCGGTCGATGGACCGACGCGCACGACGCTGTTGCTGCTGACGCCCGTGATCGGCGGCGTATTCGCGATCGACATCGTCGGCACCAAGCTGCGCCTGGAGGAGCGGCACCGCGCACTCGCCGGATGGCAGCTGCTGATGCCGGCCGGACGTCTCGCAGTCGCCGCGACACTGTTGGCGTGGCCGCTCGCCAACGCGCAGGCGGCGGCGCTCGGCTATGGACTGGTCGCGCTGCTCATCGCCGCGCTCGCCTTGCCGCAACTGTCGGCGATGCAGCACGGACGGATGGAGCTGCGCGGCCACGGACCACGTCCCGATATGGGTTCCGATGGGCTTCCGGCTGACACTCCCGGTGCGATGCAGCTGTGGTCGCAGGCCTGGGCTTATGGCGTCGCGGCTGTGCTGTACCCGGTGTTCTTCCAGGTCAGCACGGTGCTGCTGAAGTACCTGCACAGCAACGAGCAGGCCGGTCACTACGGTGTCGCGCTGGCGGTGATGACCGCGCTGTACCTGTTCCCGGCGACCGTGTACCAGAAGTTCCTGCTGTCGCGCCTGCATCGCTGGGCGGTGCATGATCGCGTGCGTTTCCGTCGCGTATATCGCGTCGGCAACCTGGCGATGCTCGCGGCCGGCCTCGGCGTGGGGCTCGTGCTGGCGCTGGTGTCGCCGTGGCTGGTGCCGCTGGCGTTCGGCCAGGCCTACGCTGACGTCGCGATACTGCTCGGCATCCTCAGCCTGTGCGTACCGATCCGCTTCCTGTCCACCGCCGTCGGATCGGCGTTGCTCACGGAGAACCACATGCGCTATCGCGTCGTCGCGATGCTGGTCGCCACGCTCGTCGCCGTGGTGTTGAACTGGCTCGCGATCCCGCGCTTCGGCGGCATCGGCGCCGCATGGGCGACGGTCATCGCCGAAGCCATGCTGCTGCTGTCGATGTGGTGGGGCGTGCGTCGTATCGTCGATCGCGAGGAGACTGCCGGATGA
- a CDS encoding glutathione S-transferase family protein: MLELYAHPFSSYCQKVLTALYENGTPFRMRLLDSPQCEAWRELAAMWPIQRFPVLVEDGRVVLEASCIIEYLQLYHPGPVTLVPQDPHEALEVRMMDRFFDNYVSTPQQKIVFDAIRAEADRDPYGVAEARAQLEKAYAWLEKRLEGRGWAAGADFSLADCGAGPFLFYADWTHRIGDAFPRVLAYRQRLLARPAFARAVDEARPYRSFFPLGAPDRD, from the coding sequence ATGCTGGAGCTGTACGCACATCCCTTCTCGTCGTATTGCCAGAAGGTGCTGACCGCGCTGTACGAGAACGGCACGCCGTTCCGGATGCGCCTGCTCGATTCGCCACAGTGCGAGGCCTGGCGCGAACTCGCCGCGATGTGGCCGATCCAGCGTTTCCCGGTGCTGGTCGAAGACGGGCGCGTCGTGCTGGAAGCCAGCTGCATCATCGAATACCTGCAGCTTTACCATCCCGGCCCGGTGACGCTGGTTCCGCAGGATCCGCACGAGGCACTGGAAGTGCGGATGATGGACCGCTTCTTCGACAACTACGTGTCGACGCCGCAGCAGAAGATCGTGTTCGATGCGATCCGCGCCGAAGCGGACCGCGATCCCTACGGTGTCGCCGAAGCACGCGCGCAGCTGGAAAAGGCGTACGCGTGGCTGGAGAAGCGGCTCGAAGGCCGCGGATGGGCGGCCGGCGCGGACTTCAGCCTCGCAGACTGCGGCGCCGGCCCGTTCCTGTTCTACGCGGACTGGACGCATCGCATCGGCGACGCGTTCCCGCGCGTGCTCGCGTACCGGCAGCGCCTGCTGGCGCGCCCGGCGTTCGCGCGTGCGGTCGACGAGGCGCGTCCGTACCGCTCGTTCTTTCCGCTGGGCGCACCGGACCGCGACTGA
- a CDS encoding polysaccharide biosynthesis/export family protein yields MSVLALSACVPGQQMSRSDVQDSQAVGNDVRMVTITPEVVAAPARVATIPTELSGYTGEAYRIQPGDTLIVTVWDHPELTTPAGNQQQAVTNGRLVQPDGTFYFPFAGKMNVSGMSIEDLRSTLTSRLAKYIQNPQLDVNVVGFGSRVALQGAFEDTTPQELTTVPLTLSQAIGRARIDVEQADLAGFVLTRDGRNYPLDLDALNRDGRIAQDLYLKPGDRLFLPFNDRKEVYVIGEVVRPQALTFKTTDMTLTQALGRSGGLNPVTSKGEAVYVIRGIEELEQTPATVYQLNAKSPAAFALGDRFRLKPGDVVWVGPAGVTRWNRFLSQLLPLSAILTNAASAQYDITR; encoded by the coding sequence ATGTCGGTACTCGCGCTCTCGGCCTGCGTACCCGGCCAGCAGATGTCGCGCAGCGACGTGCAGGACTCGCAGGCCGTCGGCAACGATGTGAGGATGGTGACCATCACGCCCGAGGTGGTCGCGGCGCCGGCGAGAGTCGCGACGATCCCGACCGAACTCAGTGGCTACACGGGCGAGGCCTACCGGATCCAGCCCGGCGACACGCTGATCGTCACGGTCTGGGATCATCCCGAACTCACCACGCCGGCAGGCAACCAGCAGCAGGCCGTCACCAACGGCCGACTCGTGCAGCCGGACGGCACGTTCTACTTCCCGTTCGCCGGCAAGATGAACGTCAGTGGCATGTCCATCGAAGACCTGCGCAGTACGCTCACGAGTCGCCTCGCCAAGTACATCCAGAACCCGCAGCTCGATGTCAACGTGGTCGGCTTCGGCAGTCGCGTGGCGCTGCAGGGCGCGTTCGAGGACACGACGCCACAGGAATTGACCACGGTTCCGCTGACTCTGTCGCAGGCCATCGGTCGTGCGCGCATCGACGTGGAGCAGGCCGATCTCGCCGGCTTCGTGCTGACGCGCGACGGACGCAACTATCCGCTCGATCTCGACGCACTCAATCGTGACGGCCGGATCGCGCAGGACCTGTATCTGAAGCCAGGCGACCGGTTGTTCCTGCCGTTCAACGATCGCAAGGAGGTCTACGTTATCGGCGAGGTCGTGCGTCCGCAGGCGCTCACTTTCAAGACCACCGACATGACCCTCACCCAGGCGCTGGGCCGCAGTGGCGGCCTCAACCCGGTGACCTCGAAGGGCGAAGCGGTTTACGTGATCCGCGGCATCGAGGAGTTGGAGCAGACCCCGGCGACGGTCTACCAGCTCAACGCCAAATCGCCGGCCGCGTTCGCGCTGGGCGACCGCTTCCGGCTGAAGCCCGGAGACGTGGTGTGGGTCGGCCCGGCTGGCGTGACGCGCTGGAACCGCTTCCTGTCGCAGCTGCTGCCGCTGTCGGCGATCCTGACCAACGCGGCCTCCGCGCAGTACGACATCACGCGCTGA
- a CDS encoding polysaccharide pyruvyl transferase family protein: protein MNALRAAFTGYYGMCNFGDDLFGVLCSAAARRYWNADPCVIGPPLAGAGADSTWPLPRTFYGASGAVGKAARLFGFARGLRGADVLVMGGGSVINARESFRQPMMLSAQRSGKLQLAAVGVSIGPFADAAGEETAANFVRHFTYLSVRDRRSFELARRMGVEHITHAGRDLAGLLPLVSADPGWIPSTGSDRSVPCIGLAPCSYTVRDDHPSPSPAQWHDAAISALSRMSARTPLQVEVFSLNGHPRHGDAALSRELCERLRSRGVPVRIREYAGGDPLMIVQAIRECDAFISARLHGAIVAYLCGVPFGIVDYHPKCRDFADDIGLPHTLRFDRPDIDESSFLHALDALLNDGATRPAVSPDVYAQEAQDIFQCAPWSTSPARTTQAA, encoded by the coding sequence ATGAATGCATTGCGTGCCGCCTTTACCGGCTACTACGGCATGTGCAACTTCGGTGACGACCTGTTCGGCGTGCTGTGCTCGGCCGCCGCGCGCCGCTACTGGAACGCCGATCCGTGCGTCATCGGGCCGCCGCTCGCCGGTGCCGGTGCGGATTCGACGTGGCCGCTTCCGCGCACGTTCTACGGTGCGAGCGGCGCCGTCGGCAAGGCCGCGCGGCTGTTCGGCTTCGCGCGCGGGCTGCGTGGAGCCGACGTGCTGGTGATGGGCGGCGGTTCGGTGATCAACGCGCGCGAGTCGTTCCGGCAACCGATGATGCTGTCGGCGCAACGCAGCGGCAAGCTCCAGCTGGCGGCGGTCGGCGTTTCCATCGGCCCGTTCGCGGATGCGGCCGGCGAAGAGACCGCCGCGAACTTCGTCCGCCACTTCACCTACCTCTCCGTGCGCGACCGGCGCTCCTTCGAACTGGCGCGACGCATGGGCGTGGAGCACATCACCCATGCGGGCCGCGATCTCGCCGGCCTGCTGCCGCTGGTGAGCGCGGACCCGGGATGGATTCCTTCCACCGGCAGCGACCGCAGCGTGCCGTGCATTGGTCTCGCTCCCTGCAGCTACACCGTACGCGACGACCACCCCTCGCCATCACCGGCACAGTGGCACGACGCGGCGATCTCCGCGTTGTCGCGCATGTCGGCGCGCACACCGCTGCAGGTGGAGGTGTTCAGTCTCAACGGCCACCCTCGCCACGGCGACGCTGCCCTGTCGCGCGAGCTGTGCGAGCGCCTGCGTTCGCGCGGCGTTCCGGTACGGATTCGCGAGTACGCCGGGGGCGATCCGCTGATGATCGTGCAGGCGATCCGTGAGTGCGATGCGTTCATCAGCGCGCGACTGCATGGTGCCATCGTCGCCTATCTGTGCGGCGTGCCGTTCGGAATCGTCGATTACCACCCAAAGTGCCGCGACTTCGCCGACGACATCGGGCTGCCGCACACGCTGCGCTTCGATCGTCCCGACATCGACGAGTCTTCGTTCCTGCATGCGCTGGATGCATTACTGAACGACGGCGCCACGCGACCCGCGGTTTCACCCGACGTTTACGCACAGGAGGCGCAGGACATATTCCAATGCGCACCATGGTCGACCTCACCCGCACGCACGACGCAGGCCGCCTGA
- a CDS encoding right-handed parallel beta-helix repeat-containing protein encodes MNDTRATASATAPERREFIRKSLLLSIPPVLGFAGIGKVFAATGATTASTYTPAARARGTASVSVRSYGALGNGSNDDTAAFQAAIDALPSSGGTVTVPAGDYVLDPTVNVRLRSKMHLQLASGARLRAKRNNAERAYVLMVYKVSDVEISGGQIIGDRDTHLGTTGEWGHGIMIRGSSRVTVRDIHLSNCWGDGLSIGGAMVTGAPTIPCNDVIITNIVSTNNRRQGLTIGCATNVKVYDSEFSDTNGIAPQCGIDIEPDSGDSRTTETVHIENCLIRNNKGNGILAYKRVKGVTVKGCTIEYNGGYGILTVTPTGGYIAQNRFQHNYLYGVMFSAATKSYQASGNVFRNNHTRMHGVNTAQNPLVTMTGLVGGNNGNGAHIQKTADSTDIRVTSNQYAK; translated from the coding sequence GTGAACGACACCCGCGCAACGGCGTCTGCGACCGCCCCTGAACGTCGCGAATTCATCCGCAAGTCGCTGCTTCTATCCATTCCGCCCGTGCTGGGTTTCGCCGGCATCGGCAAGGTCTTCGCCGCCACCGGCGCGACGACCGCCTCGACCTACACGCCCGCAGCACGCGCACGGGGCACGGCCAGCGTGAGCGTTCGCAGCTACGGCGCGCTCGGAAATGGCAGCAATGACGACACAGCCGCCTTCCAGGCGGCGATCGACGCCCTGCCCTCGTCCGGCGGCACCGTCACCGTTCCGGCCGGCGACTACGTCCTCGACCCGACCGTGAACGTGCGCCTGCGCAGCAAGATGCACTTGCAGCTCGCCTCGGGCGCGCGCCTGCGCGCCAAGCGCAACAACGCCGAACGCGCCTACGTGCTGATGGTCTACAAGGTCAGCGACGTGGAGATTTCCGGCGGCCAGATCATCGGCGATCGCGACACCCACCTGGGCACGACCGGCGAATGGGGCCACGGCATCATGATCCGCGGCTCCTCGCGCGTGACGGTGCGTGACATCCACCTGTCCAACTGCTGGGGGGACGGTCTGTCGATCGGCGGCGCGATGGTGACTGGCGCGCCGACGATCCCGTGCAACGACGTGATCATCACCAACATCGTCTCGACCAACAACCGTCGCCAGGGCCTGACCATCGGCTGCGCGACCAACGTGAAGGTCTACGACAGCGAGTTCAGCGACACCAACGGCATCGCCCCGCAGTGCGGCATCGACATCGAACCCGACTCGGGCGATTCGCGCACGACGGAAACGGTCCACATCGAGAACTGCCTGATCCGCAACAACAAGGGCAACGGCATCCTTGCCTACAAGCGCGTCAAGGGCGTGACGGTCAAGGGCTGCACCATCGAATACAACGGTGGCTACGGCATCCTGACGGTGACCCCGACCGGTGGCTACATCGCGCAGAACCGCTTCCAGCACAACTACCTCTACGGCGTGATGTTCAGCGCGGCGACCAAGTCCTACCAGGCCAGCGGCAACGTGTTCCGCAACAACCACACGCGCATGCATGGCGTGAACACGGCGCAGAATCCTCTGGTCACGATGACCGGCCTGGTCGGTGGCAACAACGGCAACGGCGCGCACATCCAGAAGACGGCGGACAGCACCGACATCCGCGTCACCAGCAACCAGTACGCGAAATAA
- a CDS encoding glycosyltransferase family 2 protein, whose translation MVDLTRTHDAGRLMPSRNFTAPISVVVPCYRCGATIGEAVASIASQTLPPRQVLLVDDASGDGTTEVLHAIASEYPAGWIEVISLTENGGPSLARNTGWQRASEDYVAFLDSDDTWAETKLELQTRALQTDPTIALIAHPMRVRERDSRLPDAPREARTRIVPRRRLLLNNPFPTASVVLRRDLPFRFDEKYRRVEDFLLWGQIAFSGFRCAKLDQVLAYWHKPNYGAGGLSEDLKAMHRAGREVRRELLRQGLVTLPEHLFARSVGMLRKSRQRLLLALRRAQAGGIAS comes from the coding sequence ATGGTCGACCTCACCCGCACGCACGACGCAGGCCGCCTGATGCCGTCGCGAAACTTCACCGCTCCGATCTCCGTGGTGGTGCCCTGCTACCGGTGCGGGGCGACGATCGGCGAAGCCGTGGCGTCCATCGCCTCGCAGACGCTGCCGCCACGGCAGGTGCTGCTGGTGGACGACGCCAGCGGCGACGGCACGACGGAAGTGCTGCACGCGATCGCGAGCGAATATCCCGCCGGATGGATCGAAGTGATCTCGCTGACCGAGAACGGCGGTCCGTCGCTCGCACGCAATACCGGCTGGCAACGCGCTTCGGAGGACTACGTTGCATTCCTCGACTCCGACGACACCTGGGCGGAGACCAAACTGGAACTGCAGACGCGTGCGCTGCAGACGGATCCGACGATCGCGCTGATCGCCCATCCGATGCGGGTGCGCGAGCGCGATTCGCGATTGCCGGATGCCCCGCGCGAGGCGCGGACACGGATCGTGCCGCGCCGGCGCCTGCTGCTCAACAACCCCTTCCCTACCGCGTCGGTCGTGCTGCGTCGCGACCTTCCGTTCCGATTCGATGAGAAGTACCGGCGTGTCGAGGACTTCCTGCTGTGGGGCCAGATCGCGTTCTCGGGCTTCCGCTGCGCCAAGCTCGACCAGGTGCTGGCGTACTGGCACAAGCCGAACTACGGTGCCGGCGGCCTGAGCGAGGATCTCAAGGCCATGCATCGGGCGGGTCGCGAGGTTCGGCGTGAACTGCTGCGCCAGGGACTGGTGACGCTGCCCGAGCACCTGTTCGCGCGCAGCGTCGGCATGCTGCGAAAGTCGCGACAACGCCTGCTGCTGGCGCTGCGTCGCGCACAGGCGGGAGGTATCGCCTCATGA
- a CDS encoding TerC family protein: MEILLNPEIWIALATLTALELVLGIDNIIFISILAGKLPYEQRNKARRLGITLAAVTRLGLLLTIAWIIGLTAPLFSVMGHEFSWRDLILIGGGLFLIAKATHEIHQKLEGASESVSAGSVATATFGSVIAQIMVLDIVFSLDSIITAVGMVDQRWVMVTAILISIVFMLMFARPIGDFVERHPTVKVLALSFLIMIGLVLIADGFGQHINKGYVYTAMAFSVFVEMVNLWIRKREQRKVQPVKLHERYTESGTTE; encoded by the coding sequence ATGGAAATCCTACTCAATCCCGAAATCTGGATCGCACTTGCCACGTTGACGGCGCTCGAGCTCGTGCTCGGCATCGACAACATCATTTTCATCTCCATCCTCGCCGGTAAGCTGCCGTACGAGCAGCGCAACAAGGCGCGCCGCCTGGGCATCACGCTCGCCGCGGTGACCCGCCTGGGCCTGTTGCTCACCATCGCCTGGATCATCGGACTGACCGCGCCGCTGTTCTCCGTGATGGGCCATGAGTTCTCGTGGCGCGACCTGATCCTGATCGGCGGCGGCCTGTTCCTGATCGCCAAGGCCACCCATGAGATCCACCAGAAGCTCGAGGGCGCCAGCGAATCGGTGAGCGCCGGCTCGGTCGCGACCGCCACCTTCGGCAGCGTGATCGCTCAGATCATGGTGCTGGACATCGTGTTCTCGCTCGACTCGATCATCACCGCGGTCGGCATGGTCGACCAGCGCTGGGTGATGGTCACCGCGATCCTGATCTCCATCGTCTTCATGCTGATGTTCGCGCGTCCCATCGGCGATTTCGTCGAGCGCCACCCGACGGTGAAGGTGCTCGCGCTGAGCTTCCTGATCATGATCGGCCTGGTGCTGATCGCCGACGGTTTCGGCCAGCACATCAACAAGGGCTACGTGTACACGGCGATGGCCTTCTCGGTGTTCGTGGAGATGGTCAACCTGTGGATCCGCAAGCGCGAGCAGCGCAAGGTCCAGCCGGTCAAGCTGCACGAGCGCTACACGGAAAGCGGCACTACCGAGTGA
- a CDS encoding EpsG family protein: MSTHPQIPPYALHPRRAIDAPAAGVLSVMLLLAVAVFACWLVGTRPLDIGTDTNTYAGFFEGLNEQGVETRLEPGFVYLTYALWKLGVGVTGYQTALFLLLLGTIVVSTRRYFDYLGDTRGYLTFLGVAVMLLFVSPMFVNASINAVRQGLAALLVFTSLLSFQRRQWGRFLLYGALASSLHLSSLLYLVFAPVLLFGTRMQRVIALVAFAMYVSGVSMMLVRALLPTLYEVVMSYTANSFSRSGVRVDFAVFSIFWYMLPHALAPLVRADVRQKIKDSTAVYLAMMLPFFGIGWGFFSNRYLLPAWLSVSLILAAMIFHSRIPIVRHPLLLRFGLLASCALFYYYVNHEIVI, encoded by the coding sequence ATGAGCACGCATCCGCAGATCCCGCCCTACGCCCTGCATCCGCGACGCGCGATCGATGCGCCGGCTGCCGGTGTACTGAGCGTCATGCTACTGCTCGCGGTGGCGGTGTTCGCCTGCTGGCTGGTGGGCACGCGTCCGCTGGACATCGGCACCGATACCAACACCTATGCGGGCTTCTTCGAAGGGCTGAATGAGCAAGGCGTCGAAACACGCCTTGAGCCCGGCTTCGTCTACCTCACCTACGCCCTGTGGAAACTCGGCGTCGGCGTCACCGGCTACCAGACGGCGCTGTTCCTGCTGTTGCTAGGCACGATCGTCGTGTCGACCCGGCGCTACTTCGACTACCTCGGCGACACACGTGGCTACCTGACGTTCCTCGGCGTGGCAGTGATGCTGCTGTTCGTGTCGCCTATGTTCGTCAACGCCTCGATCAATGCCGTGCGCCAGGGCCTCGCCGCGCTGCTGGTGTTCACGTCGCTGCTCTCGTTCCAGCGCAGGCAGTGGGGACGCTTCCTTCTGTACGGCGCACTTGCCAGCAGCCTGCACCTGTCCTCGCTGCTCTATCTCGTGTTCGCTCCCGTGCTGCTGTTCGGCACGCGGATGCAACGGGTGATCGCCCTGGTCGCGTTCGCGATGTACGTCAGCGGCGTTTCGATGATGCTGGTGCGCGCGCTCCTGCCCACGCTCTACGAAGTGGTGATGAGCTACACCGCCAATTCCTTCTCGCGCTCCGGCGTTCGCGTGGACTTCGCGGTGTTCTCGATCTTCTGGTACATGCTCCCGCATGCGCTTGCGCCGCTGGTGCGCGCCGACGTCAGGCAGAAGATCAAGGACAGCACCGCGGTGTACCTGGCGATGATGCTGCCGTTCTTCGGGATCGGCTGGGGCTTCTTCTCCAACCGCTACCTACTGCCGGCATGGCTGTCGGTGTCGCTCATCCTCGCGGCCATGATCTTCCACAGCCGTATCCCGATCGTGCGACACCCGCTGCTGCTCAGGTTCGGCCTTCTGGCGTCGTGCGCGCTGTTCTATTACTACGTCAACCACGAAATCGTGATCTGA